The sequence CGAACTGGCAGCCGGACATGAACGCTAGCGCAATTATCAAACAATATCTGGTTATTTGCTTAATCAACTTTATAGATACATTTTATGCAATTCAAATATAATCAGAATGACGGAAAGAATCGGCATTTTTATAGAGCTCCGCTCAATTCAATTCCATCTCGACGGATTCGTCTGAATTGCGCGTAATGAGATACTCTATGTATTTACTTGTGTAATTATCCTGTATATCTTTTTCTCCGATCAAATCCGCCCTTATCTGAACGGTCAATCTGCCCAAAGCCTTAGCTAGTTCTTCGTAATTATCGCTGATATCTCGGTCGCGGGTACACTCCGTAATAACCTGGAGGAAACGATAATATTCTTCCAGAACGGGCGGAGCAGCCACAATTGCAAGTCTGTGAGTCAAAAACTGAAGCTTTATTAGCTCTTCGGATGAAATATTATCGGTCAAAGACATTTCTTCCAGTAAATCGATCAATGTTTCGTACACCTTTGTCTTCAGTTCCAGAAATTTAATGCTTTGCTCTTTTTTGATCTCAACGGCGGTCTGTTGATTCAACAAAGCAGCCGTAATCAACACAGTTGCCACTGTTCCCAACACAATTAATGTTATCTCCTGGGCAAAAGGTACGCTGTCGGATATTTTGTAGGTATATCGGAAATAAAAATAACCGCCGATTAACGTTGCCGCGGTAAGCAAAAGAATAAATATTTGCCTGGATGATATTTTGTTCACTGATTCTCCATTGAAATGATTAATCATGAATACAAAGTTGTTATAATTTTTCTATATAGCCAATTCTTTTTTTTAATGAAGGATGACTGTAAAAGAACCACTCGACCAACGGATGAGGATCTTTATCGGCAAGATTTTGTTCGGATAAAGAAACGAGCGTATTGATAAAGTCCTCTTTATACCCGGTCGTTTCCACAGCGTATTCGTCCGCTTCATATTCGAATTTTCTCGATATGTAGTTCGTCAGCGGCGTAAACACAATCATAATAAATCCCAAACATATTAATAGCAACGGAAGAGCGGCAATCCTGTAAATATTGTCGTAGCCGAACCAGACGACGGCATTCGCATAAAGTTCCGCCGCCAAGTAGAAACTCAAAAAACTGAAGACCGTACCGATAATAATATTTTTAATAATATGTTTTTTCCTGTAATGTCCGAGTTCGTGTGCAATTACCGTTATTATTTGCTCCGGCGTATAATTATCGAGCAACGTATCGGCCAGCAGAATTCTTTTTGTTTTGCCTAAACCTGTAAATGCCGCGTTGGCTTTTCTGGTATTCTTACTCATATTGAATTTCACGACGCTTTCGACTTTCAGTCCCGCTTTATCAAACAGTTCTTTAATTTTATTTTTTATCCGGTCATTTTCGAGAGGCGTAATTTTGTAGAAAAGCGGCATGATAACTTGAGGTAGAATCCTGGCTAACAGCGTCGAGAACAGGAAAGTTACAAAGCCGAATGGCAACCACCATAAATTGCCGAACTTTTTTAGCGTCCAATAGAAAATTAAAATAAGAGGTATGCCAATAGCGCCGCTTACAGCCAGGCTCTTCAGCCTTTCCTTTATCCACATTGTAATATTTTGATTCGACAATCCGTACTTATGTTCAAGCAGATAATCCTCGTAAAAATCGACGGGCAGCAGAAGCGAATTTATTATTAAGCCGAAGAAGACGACAAATAAAATCAGCGCAACATAATCGTTACCGTTAAAAGACAGCGCTAATCGCTCCAGGCGATCGCTCAATCCTACGGCAACGAACATTATAAGCAGAGTAAACGACAGAACGGTATTGGAAACGGCTAAGATTATTTTGATTCGGTTATATTCTTTCGATTTATCTTCCGATCTCATATTTGTCCGACTGCGTTACTTTCAACCCATCCGACTTTACCGTCGGGCAGTTTAATTTTAACCCAGTCGCCTACTTTATCGATAAGCTCCATCTTTAAGCCTTCGTGTACGACAAATGCATCGTTACTGCTTTCGTCGGGAGCCGCTTTAACGCTGTAGACACTTTCCACCAGAATTCCGTATTGCACGGTGAGCTCCCTGTTGTATCTAGTGTAAAGAATTATCGAAAGTACAATCAACACGGGAAGGACAAACGAGGCGGTAAAGAAGGAGAGTTTCTGGATGTTAATCTTTCTCGACAGGAAATACCCTCCCAGACTTGCCATAAAGATCAAATAAACCAGAATTACTATAACAGCCCATCCGTCGAGCGAAAGAGAAGTTACTATGGCGTCCCACCATTCCGCCAGAAAAATACGCGGAACTTCTTCCACTTTGTCAACGGTTCTTGCACGTGCAATCCGAAGATTATAAAGGAGGTCTTCGTCGCCGGGTTCAAGTTTCAAGCCTTTTTCGAAAAATAAAATTGCATAGCCGATTTTACCCGATTTGAAATATGCGTTGCCGAGATTAAAATAAAGCGCGGGACTTTCGTATCCCGAATTGATAATTTCATTATAAAGTTCGATTGATTTATCATAGCTCTGCTGCCTGTAATAGTCGTTGGCTTTTTTGAACAACTCTTCGGGAGATTGAGCCGATAAATTTAAACTCATTACCAAAATTAAAATCGCTGTCAATCGCAGTTTCATTTTCTCTTCTCCAGATATGAATCGATTTCGACTATTGTTTTAACTGCGGCGTCGTAGAATTCATTTGCTGAAATTACAGTTTCGGACTTAGGAGCGAATCTTACGAACTCGCACTTTTCCGATATGTCTTTAATTTTATTCAGCAAATCTCCGGGTACGTTATAAGCGGTTAGTTTATCCAGCGCAAGTTCAATAGTAAACTCGGATTTGTCGATGCCCAATTTATCTTCGAGATACCCGAAAAGCGCGGAGGACAGTTCGGAGTAGAATTTTTCGATGTCGTTTTCGTCGAGCGCTTTCCTTGCGGCTTTCAATCTTTTCTTTGCGGCTTTTTCCGCTTTTCTGTATTTGAGCAGGCGTACGTCGCTTTCAATCTTCTCTTTCCTTCTGTTGAACAGAATCAATATCGTCAAAACAAAGGGCGAAGCAAACAAGATAATCCAGAACCACGGTTTTACCAGAGCCGCTTCTTCTTTTTTCGTCAGACTTAAATCCGAAGTCTTGATATACCTTATATCTTCGCTCAATAGTTTAATATCCTCTTTTGAAAATCCCGAAGCTGCGGATTCGTATTCGCCGACGCCTTTCAAAACGTTAATTTCATATTCGGGCGATTTAATAGTCACATATTTATTAGTAGACGGATTGAAATAAGAAAATTCTGTAGAAGGGATTACCTTCTTCCCGGGCGTTCTGGGAACAATAAGATATTCGGTAATTTTTTGGCCCGAGATAACGGAACCGCGGTTAATATTATCGTAGACTTTCGGCTCGTATTTTTCTACTCCCGCAGGCAAGAGCGGCTCGGGCACAGTTAACAGCTTTATATTGCCCGCACCGGAAATCGTATAACGGAGAGTAATACTTTCATTCGTATAAACTTCTTTCTTATCGATTTCGGTTTTAAGCGTAAAATTTCCCACTGCGCCGTTGAACGAAGCCGGAACGTTTTCCGAAGGCAAAGGCAATACGTTTATTTTCAGCGTATTCGAGCGCGCCGTATATTCGATTGTTTCCGTTCTGCCGAAGAAAGAATCGTTGAAAAATTCGTCAAAAATATCGTTGCCCGTCCTTTTGCGCCTGATTATAACGGGCACGTTCAATTCGAAAGGCGTTACGTTGAGAACTCCGGCTCGGGTAGGAAACAAAGCGACTTTTTTAATTTCCGCTACGCGGTACCTTTCGCCTTTATATGTTCCGATCGTAAAATTAATCGTCTGTCTCGGTTCGATTTCTTCTGCCCAGAATCCCTGATATTGAGGTAATTTGGATATCTGCGGCGAAGCGATATTTACTTTTGTATAAAGTTTGTACGTTACGGTTATTTGTTCTCCGACATACGCGCGGGTTTTGCTAGCTTCGGCCAGTATAAAAACGCTTTTTGATAATTCTTCCTGGGAAATTCCACCTGCAGCCGATTTATTTTCCTGCGGAGAACCCTTCACTACATTTATAGTTATCGGTTCGGTTTTGTAAATTTTGCCGTCGTAATCGACGCTTGCCTCGCCGATTGTAAATTTACCGATATCGGAGGGTTGAAGTATATATGAATAAGTTAAGGACGCCGATACCTTGCCGTTGATAATTTGCATGCTCGTGGATTGATTCGGGCCGCTTAGTATTCTGAATCCTTCAAAGGAAGGAGGTCTGAAATTCGTCAAATTATGAATCGATTCTCCTTCGAACGTAAAATAAACCTGAAACCGTTCGTATTGCGATACGGTCGTTTTGTCGACGCTTGCGTTGAAACTTTGCGCATGGAGCAACGCGCCGCTACAAACAATTAGAATCAGCGTTACAAACTTTCTTATAGATTTTTCCATAATCCACCCGGTATTGAATTACCAATCTTTTTCCGTTTTGACGGGTTTGCCTTGCATCTTCCGTAATTTCTTCTGAAGTTCTTTTTCGTTGTCTTTTAACGCTTCGAGAATCCTTTGCGCTTCTTCTTTCGAAATCTGATTTTTCTGTTGCTGCTGTCGTTGTTGTTGCTGATTTTGCCGATCGTTCTTATTCCGATTATTGTCTTTGTTCTGATTTTTGTTGTCGTCTTGATTTTTGTCGTTGTCTTGATTTTGATCTTTGTTCCGGTCTTTATTTTGATCTTTATTCTGATTCTGATTCTGCTGCTGTTTCAATTTATTCAAAGCATAAGAAAGATTATACTTCGTTTCGAGATCGTCGGGATTAAGTTTAAGAGCATTTTTGTACGCTTCTACGCTTTCTTTATATTTTTCCTGTTTCAATAATGAGTTGCCGATATTGTGGAATATTTTTGCTTTCCTAAAATTATCGTCCGTAAACGAGAGAGCGTTTTTGAAAGATTGAATAGCTTCGTCGTATCTTCCCTGCTTATAATACGCGTCGCCCAGATTGAAATGACCTTCGAACAAATCATTTCTTTTATCGAGGCTTTTCTTAAAATTCACTTCCGCTTCGGCATATTTGCCTTCTTTATAGAGCTCCGCGCCTTCATTAATCAGACTTCTTACGCTCTGCGCCGATAGCGCGCCGTAAAATAAGAATACAATCGACAGCAATAATATTTTCTTCATTCCGAAACCTCTCTCATATTTACAATTTTAGCGGCGATTCGGGACTTATTGTAAGAAATCAGGAAATCGATCAACAGTAGAATAATTGCTGGCGCAAGGAAATAATAAAAACGGTCTTCATAATCGGTAATTCTTTTGGCGCCGTATTCGGTAGCTTCTATTTTTGCCAGGTCGTTATAAATAGCTTCCAGTTCGTCTTCGGTATTCGTTCCGTGATAGTATTTGCCCCCCGTTTCTGCGGCAATTTTTTTCAAAATTTCGTCGTTGAGTCGCGTTAATACTATTTCGCCGTTGGCGTCTTTTTTATATCCGACACGGACGCCCGACTGATTATAAACCGGAATAGGAACGCCCGAAGCTGACCCGAGACCGATAGAATAAATCACCACATCCTTATCTTTGACTTTTTCAATCGAAGCGTCTATATCGCCTTCGTGGTCTTCGCCGTCCGTAATAAGGATTATTGCTTTTTGTGTGGGATCGTCGTATTTGAATGAATTCAACGCAAGGTCTATAGCCGCAGCGATTGCAGTTCCCTGTTGCGGAACAGAATTGACGTCGACGGCGTTCAAAAACAGATTTGCCGCATTGTAATCCGTCGTAAGGGGAAATTGAATATAAGCTCTCCCTGCAAAAACAATCAAACCCAGTCGGTCGCCTTGAAGCCGTCTAATCAGTTTGGATATTTCGTATTTGGCTTTTTCGAGGCGGTTCGGTTTTATATCTTCCGCCTGCATACTTTTTGACACGTCGAGCAAAATATAAACATCGAAGCCGACCTGTTTAACTTCTTCCACTTTTGTTCCCACCTGCGGATTTGCCAGCGCAATCATCAGAAAGAAGATTGACGTCAAAAAGATTCCAAACTTAAGATGCTTTTTCAGACCGCTGTATGCCGGCATTAAAACCGTATGCAAAATCGTATCGCTGAATTGCCCGATAAGTTTCGTCTGTCTTTTATGAAGATATAAATAGAGCGCTATCAACAGCGGTATCAATAACAGTCCGTATAAAAATTCGATATGTTCAAAACGAATCATATTCAAGGCAACTTTCTTAAATAAAATTTTTCCAGAGAAAATTCCGTCAGCAATAAAATCAAACCGCCCAATGCCCAGAAGAAAAACAATTCTTTTGCATGACGGTAAGAAGTCACTTCAACTTTGGTTTTTTCGAGTTTATCAATTTCCTCGTAGATTTCGGCAAGTTTACGATTGCTGGTGGCGCGGAAATATTTCCCGCCCGTAATTTCGGAAATCTGTTTAAGCAAATTTTCATCTATTTCTACAGGCACCATTTGACGTCTTATACCGAAGGGCGTTTGAAAAGGATAAGGCGCCTGTCCCAGCGAACCGACTCCGACAGTGTAAATTCTTATGCCGAACTTTTGAGCTATTTGCGCCGCCGTCACCGGATCAATCTCGCCCGCGTTATTAACCCCGTCCGTCAATAAAATCATGACTTTACTTTTCGCATTGCTGTCTTTGAGTCTGTTAACTCCATTGGCAATGGCGTTTCCGATAGCCGTCCCGTCCTGAATCATACCGCTTTTGATCTCAGCCAGAAGATTCCGCAATACGTTGTAATCGATCGTAAGCGGACATTGAGTAAAACTTTCCCCCGCAAAAATAACAAGACCGATTCTGTCGTTCGTTCTTCCTCTTATGAAATCTCCGATAACGTTCTTAGCGGCTTCGAGACGGTTGGGTTTGAAATCCTCCGCCAGCATACTACCGGAAACGTCGAGCACAATTGCAATATCGATTCCTTCCGTATAAATATTTTCTCCGCTCGAAAATGTTTGAGGACGAGCAAACGCAACTATCAATGCCCCGATGCCGAGCAGCCTCAACAAAGCCGGCAGGTGAACCAATCTTTCCTTAATGCCCCTCGGTACGTCGCCAAAGAGCTTCAATGAAGAAAAGAGAATCGAGGGAGAATAATTATCGCGCCTTTTCCAATAGGAATAAAAAAGCAAAGGCAGCAACAGCAGCAAATATAAAATCCATTGATTCGCGAATTCAATATCCTTAAACATTTTCTTCAGCCTCGACTTCCTTTTGGGGTATATAAGCGGTTCGCTCGACAATTTCGTAAGCTTGCTTCATCATTTCTTCATTTACTTCCGGAAGCGGTTCGAATTTTGCAAACTTAACCAAATCCGCATTGCTGAAAAATCTTTCCGCCGTATCGACTATCTTTCCGCCGTCATCGTTTTTCTTGAGTTCGTCTATAATTTCGGAGGACGTTTGTTCAAGAGCGTTAAATCCGAATCTCTCTTCAAAATATTGTCTGATTATTTCCGTTATTTCGCTGTGATAATCTTTTATTAATCCCTGCTGCCATAATTTCTTTGCTTCGAGTTCCTTGAGGGACGCAAGCGCTTTTTCGTGCGGCGGTATTTTGACCGTCTCGACTTTTTCTTCAGTCATACCTTTTTTCTTTTTCCAGTAACGATAGACAATATAAGCCAATGCCAGAACAACCAAAACGACTAAGATTATCAATAAAATCATTACCCAGTCGAGAGGTATTGTTACCGGAGATTTTACGTCCCGGATATCCTTTTCCGGGTCTATCTTTAAGGAATGAACATTAACGACTAAACTGTCAACCGCCGCGAATCCCGTATCTTTGCCTGCGACATATTTTATTCGGAATGAGGGAATCGTTACGCGCGCCGAATCGTAGTAAGAAAACAGATAGCCGCGCTTTTCGATAATTTTATTGTCGACTTTATTAATTGCCGCGCTTAGCGTGTCGATAAATTCGAGGTTTTTCAATGAATCTTTAACCGAAGGCATCAATATTTTGATATCCGGCGAATGAATAATTTCCAGTTGATATTTAATATAGTCGCCGATTTTATAGTCGGAAGTATCTGTAGTCGCTCTAACCGAGACTTGTTGAGCATCTGTTCCGTGCGCAAATAAAATCAGAAAAAGGAGAATGCTTAAATAGGCGCTTTTTACCATCTTTTTTCCCGCATCTTGAAAAATTCCACTAACGGTTTAACATAAGTTTGGCTCGTATCTATTTCTACGGAATCGATTCCTCCGGATATAAATATCGACTTTCTGTACTCGTTTAATCTTCTAATGGTTTCTGCATAATTTACTTCGAAATCTCGGCCGTTCGTATCGACGTATCTTATATCGCCGGTTTCGGGATCGTGGAATTTAATCAGTCCGAATCCATTCAGTTCTCTTTCCCTTCTGTCGTTAAGAACAATACCTACGAGGTCGTGTTTTTTACCTACGATTCTAAGCATTTTATCATAGCCTTCGTCCAGAAAATCGGAAATCAAAAAAACAATGGCTCTCTTTTTGACTGCGTGATTCAGATATTCGAGCGCTTGTTTGATATTTGTTCTGTTGCCCTGAGGTTCGAAAGAGAGCACTTCCCGGATCAATCTGAGCGAATGAGTTTTCCCTTTTTTGGGAGGAATAAATTTTTCAATTTGATCGGTAAACAAAATCAACCCGACTTTGTCGTTGTTTTTAAGCGCCGAGAAAGCCAGGATTGCGCTCAGTTCAGCCGCTATTCTTTGTTTGTTTTTTTCTCCGCTTCCGAAAAGCAGAGAGCCGCTCATATCCACCATCAAAATTACCGTCAGTTCCCGCTCCTCTTCAAAAACTTTTACGTACGGGTGTCCGAAACGCGCAGTCACGTTCCAATCGATATTTCTGATATCGTCGCCTATCTGATATTCACGCACTTCGGCAAATTCCATTCCTCTGCCTTTAAATACCGAATGGTATTCGCCGGAGAACAATTCGTTGACGAGTCCTCGAGTGCGTATTTCGATATGTCTTACTTGCTTGATTAAATCTTTGGCAATCATTCTCGAATCCGGATATTAAGGCACTTCCACTCTGTTAAGTATTGTCTGAATTATCTTTTCGGAGGTAATTTCTTCGGCTTCGGCTTCGTATGTTACGGCAATTCTGTGTCTCAGTACGTCGTAACAAATCGAACGGACGTCTTCGGGGATAACGTATCCTCTCCTCCTTATGAAAGCCATAGCTCTTGCGCCGAGAGCAAGATTGATAGTTGCTCTAGGCGAAGCTCCGTAACTTATCAAATCGGAAAGTTCGTCCAGTCCGTAGTCTTTCGGGTTTCTCGTAGCAAAAACAATATCGAGTATATATTTTTCGACTTTTTCGTCCATATAAACTTCGTTCACAAGGCTGCGCGCTCGCAGTATATCATCCGGATTAATTACCTGTTTAACCTCGGGCAGGCTTTGCGTAGAATTCAGTTTCATTATTTTTAGTTCTTCTTCCCTGGTGGGATACGTTATTTTAACTTTCAGCATAAAACGGTCGACCTGCGCTTCGGGCAGCGGGTATGTGCCTTCCTGTTCAATCGGATTTTGAGTAGCCAAAACGAGAAACGGTTCGTCGAGTTTGAATGTAGTATCGCCGATTGTAACCTGGCGTTCCTGCATCGCCTCCAGCAATGCGCTTTGAACTTTTGCTGGAGCTCTGTTTATTTCGTCTGCAAGAATAAAATTGGAAAATACCGGCCCTTTTTTAATTGTAAAGTTGCCGTCTTTTTGGTTGTAAATTAAAGTACCTATTAAGTCGGCGGGCAATAAATCCGGCGTGAACTGAATCCTTTGAAATTTGGCTTTCATCGAAGACGCGAGCGTTTTGATGGCGAGTGTTTTTGCCAGCCCCGGAACGCCTTCCAAGAGCACATGCCCGTTGCCCAACAATCCGATAACCAGCCGTTCGAGCATATATTTTTGACCGACAATCACTTTGCCGATCTCATTAAACAAAATGTCAATGAACTCGCTTTCACGCCTGATTTTTTCATTTAATGCCGAAATGTCCAATTTACCACCTCTATATTTTTTAAAATCGTTTGGTTTTACAAAACTTGCATATAAAAGTTTCTGTAAATTTTACGGAATGTAAATATAACAATATTCGAAAAGAGACGTGCAATTCGATTATGATAGTTAGAATTGCCCGGATTTATTAAATTGAAGTGCAACAAAAAAAAGGCTCGGCATGAAAAAGATAATATTACTCTTTCTAATTTTAATATTCGGATGTACGGCGCAATCGGATATCGAATATAAGGAATATAAAGACCAATTGATCGAAACAGCCAAAAGGTGCTACGATCGCCAGCTTTTCTGGGGCTCGGGAGGCGATATAAGCGTAAAGATTCCCGGCGCCGGCAAGTTTATCGTCAAATCGACAGGCTATTCGCTCGGATCTCTCGATTATGATAGAGTTACTACAATGACTTTCGATAATGAAGTGATTGAAGGAAAGACGCCATCGCACGAGGCTCCCATACACGGCAACATATATAAAATAAGAAAAGACGTTGGGGCTATACTTCATATGCACACTCCTTATTCGACGGCATGGGCGACAGCGGGCATGAAAGTTCCGCCAGTAACTCAACAGTCCGTTAAATTGCTTTCGAAATGCGGAATAGTTAAATACCATCCGGTCGGCTCAAATGAACTTATCGAAGAAATAACCGATTTATATAAAGACACAAGAATAAAAGTAGTTTTTATGGAGAATCACGGCGTATTTGTAGTTGGCAAAGATCTGGAGGAACTGCTCAATAATGCGGAACTTGTTGAGAACACGGCTCGCATAGCTTATTTATTAAAGACGATTGGCACACCCAAAGAATTCAAATTCGAGTGAATTTCCATCCATAAATCAATATGAAACGAAAGAGAGAATATGAAAAAAAATACTTCGAATAAATATATAGATAAATTTTTGTCGATTGTGGAAAATGTAGGCAATCGCCTGCCTCATCCCACAACATTATTTGCTCTTTTTGCGCTATCCGTGGTAATATTGTCTTGGCTGGTCAGCCGATTCGAATTTTCGGTAGTCCACCCCGGGACGGGCGAAATTATAACTCCGGTAAATCTCCTTTCGGTTGAAGGGATTCATCGAATAATCTTAAATATGATTACCAATTTTACCTCTTTTGCCCCGCTCGGAACCGTATTGGTTGCGCTGCTCGGAATTGCGGTTGCCGAACACAGCGGTTTGATAGGCACGGTATTAAGATACCTCGTTTTGAAATCGCCGCCCAAGCTTTTAACATTCGTAATTGTGTTTTCGGGTATACTGTCCAATACCGCAAGTGAAATCGGCTATGTGCTTCTCGTGCCATTATCGGCAATAATTTTTCTTGCCGCCGGGCGTCATCCGATAGCGGGACTGGCAGCCGCGTTTGCGGGAGTCTCGGGAGGTTATAGCGCAAATCTACTACTCGGCACAATCGACCCTCTTCTTGCCGGACTTACTCAGGAAGCGGCGCACATAATCGACAAATCGTATGAAGTCAACGCCGCTGCAAATTACTATTTCATGTTCGTTTCGACATTTTTTATAGCAGCCGCCGGAACGTGGGTTACTGAAAAAATAGTGGAACCGAGATTGGGTAAGTATTCCGGAAACGTGGAAGCCGAGGAAATCAAACCTCTGGGCAAAGCGGAAAAAAGAGGATTGAAATTTACCGCATATGCAGTATTGCTATTTACTGCAATTATTCTGATCGGAATTTTACCGGAAGACGGTTTTCTAAGAGAAATAAATACCGGCAGTATTCTTAAATCTCCGTTTCTGAAAGGAATAGTTGCGTTCATATTTATGGGAGGACTGATATCCGGTATAGCTTACGGAATAGGAGCCCGCACAATTAAAAACGACAGCGATGTTGTAAAGGGCATGAATAAATCGATGGAGACGCTTGGTTCTTACATCGTTCTGGTTTTCTTTGCCGCTCAATTCGTTGCATTTTTCAATTGGACGAATTTAGGATTGATAGTAGCGGTCGAAGGAGCTAATTTTCTAAAAGCTTCCGGCTTGGGTCCGATTCCCCTATTAATCGCATTTATAATCATCTCTGCAATAATCAACTTATTTATCGGCAGCGCCTCGGCAAAGTGGGCTGTAATGGCTCCGGTTTTCGTACCGATGTTTATGCTTTTGGGATATACGCCCGAACTGGTTCAGGCGGCTTACAGGGTCGGCGACAGCATAACCAACATCATATCCCCGATGATGTCCTACTTTGCTCTCATTATTGCGTTCGTGGGAAAATACGATTCGAAAGCAGGAATAGGCACACTGATTGCAACGATGCTGCCGTATACTTTTACGTTTTTCATTATATGGGTAATATTATTTATTATCTGGTTCATACTCGGCATTCCAGTCGGTCCCGGAGCGCAAATGTTTCTCTGATATTTATTGATTGCCGAATTC comes from Melioribacter roseus P3M-2 and encodes:
- a CDS encoding AbgT family transporter; the protein is MKKNTSNKYIDKFLSIVENVGNRLPHPTTLFALFALSVVILSWLVSRFEFSVVHPGTGEIITPVNLLSVEGIHRIILNMITNFTSFAPLGTVLVALLGIAVAEHSGLIGTVLRYLVLKSPPKLLTFVIVFSGILSNTASEIGYVLLVPLSAIIFLAAGRHPIAGLAAAFAGVSGGYSANLLLGTIDPLLAGLTQEAAHIIDKSYEVNAAANYYFMFVSTFFIAAAGTWVTEKIVEPRLGKYSGNVEAEEIKPLGKAEKRGLKFTAYAVLLFTAIILIGILPEDGFLREINTGSILKSPFLKGIVAFIFMGGLISGIAYGIGARTIKNDSDVVKGMNKSMETLGSYIVLVFFAAQFVAFFNWTNLGLIVAVEGANFLKASGLGPIPLLIAFIIISAIINLFIGSASAKWAVMAPVFVPMFMLLGYTPELVQAAYRVGDSITNIISPMMSYFALIIAFVGKYDSKAGIGTLIATMLPYTFTFFIIWVILFIIWFILGIPVGPGAQMFL